In Fundulus heteroclitus isolate FHET01 chromosome 18, MU-UCD_Fhet_4.1, whole genome shotgun sequence, a single genomic region encodes these proteins:
- the si:dkey-182i3.11 gene encoding insulin-like growth factor-binding protein complex acid labile subunit, whose product MLAALALASLGLLARASDRCPPACRCFDNRTTVACQDKGLRRIPPVPAETLKLFISYNEIEEIPERGLDELQVLDLTHNRLSAFLSSRSAWPSMTKLSKLLLRDNGLTALHREQFLGCPALLTLDLSKNRIKRLTPGSLHGLANLRALFLSHNQIEVLQEGALDGAGGLAELQLSFNSISQIESGVFASSASLEKLVLSNNRITKVGEAGFRGAAGLRDLDLSGNRLEEVPLEALRDVNQLQHLNLELNRVVTLPADGFSSLTELTALSLTCNNLTTLSERSLAGLRGLKDLDLSQNLLSSLPPDVFKDLVGLEFLDLYRNLLTELPRDVFRSLGNLTDLQLDGNQISDLPLGVFDALHNLQDLQLSHNHILEPHPALFAKLASLQNLQLAHNALTHLPEGLFHALQSLKELHLSGNRIAFLPTSVFSGLSRVTKLSLSSNRLWSLHPDQFRDLSGLRELKLDRNQIDKLPSNLFTALGKLATLDLGHNNLSELSLRSFRGLSNLRDLRLSFNPLQSVHYDAFQDLRNLRTLLLQNNGLESVPPELFHPLQRLKELNLDGNRLVHLDPAVFQRLRDLQELSLKSNRLTSLEAETLEPLKEA is encoded by the exons aTGCTGGCAGCTCTAGCTCTGGCCTCTCTGGGCCTCCTGGCCCGGGCCTCGGACCGCTGCCCGCCCGCCTGTCGCTGCTTTGACAACCGGACCACCGTCGCGTGTCAGGACAAGGGACTGAGGCGGATCCCTCCGGTGCCAGCAGAAACGCTGAAGCTGTTCATCTCGTACAACGAGATTGAGGAAATACCCGAGCGCGGGCTGGACGAGCTGCAG GTCCTGGACCTGACGCACAACCGGCTGAGTGCCTTCCTGTCGTCCAGGTCGGCGTGGCCCAGCATGACCAAGCTGTCCAAGCTGCTCCTGCGCGACAACGGCCTGACGGCGCTGCATCGGGAGCAGTTCCTCGGCTGCCCCGCCCTGCTCACCCTGGATCTGAGCAAGAACCGGATCAAACGTCTGACGCCGGGGTCCCTCCACGGGTTGGCTAACCTCAGGGCGCTGTTCCTGAGCCACAACCAGATCGAAGTGCTGCAGGAGGGCGCGCTGGACGGAGCCGGCGGCCTCGCCGAGCTCCAGCTGAGCTTTAACAGCATAAGCCAGATAGAGAGCGGCGTCTTCGCGAGCTCCGCCTCGTTGGAAAAGCTCGTCCTGTCCAACAACAGGATCACAAAGGTGGGAGAGGCTGGTTTCAGAGGAGCAGCGGGTCTTAGGGATCTGGACCTGAGTGGTAACCGGCTGGAAGAGGTTCCCTTGGAGGCGCTGAGGGACGTAAACCAGCTCCAACATCTGAACCTGGAGCTGAACCGCGTGGTCACCCTCCCGGCGGACGGCTTCTCCTCCCTGACGGAGCTGACTGCGCTCAGCTTGACGTGCAACAACCTGACGACTCTGTCGGAGAGATCCCTCGCCGGTCTGAGGGGTCTGAAAGATCTGGATCTCAGCCAGAACCTCCTGTCTTCTCTTCCGCCCGACGTCTTTAAGGACCTGGTGGGCCTTGAGTTCCTGGATCTGTACAGGAACCTGCTGACAGAACTCCCCCGCGATGTCTTCAGGAGCTTGGGCAATCTGACGGACCTGCAGCTGGATGGCAATCAGATCTCAGACCTTCCGCTCGGGGTCTTCGACGCGCTGCACAATCTGCAAGACCTGCAGCTGTCTCACAACCACATCCTGGAGCCCCATCCGGCTCTGTTCGCCAAGCTCGCGTCTCTGCAGAACCTCCAGCTGGCGCACAACGCCTTGACGCACCTTCCCGAGGGCCTTTTTCACGCGCTGCAGTCCCTCAAGGAGCTCCACCTGAGCGGTAACCGCATCGCGTTCCTCCCCACGTCGGTGTTCAGCGGATTATCGAGAGTGACCAAACTGAGCCTCTCCAGCAACCGGCTGTGGTCTCTACATCCAGACCAGTTCAGGGACCTCTCTGGGTTGAGGGAGTTGAAACTGGACAGAAACCAGATCGATAAACTTCCCTCAAACCTGTTCACGGCCCTCGGGAAGCTCGCCACACTGGATCTGGGCCACAATAACCTGTCTGAGCTGTCTTTACGTAGCTTCAGAGGGCTGAGCAACCTGAGAGACCTGAGGCTGAGCTTCAATCCGCTCCAGAGCGTCCATTACGACGCCTTCCAGGACCTCCGCAACCTTCGCACGCTCCTGCTGCAGAACAACGGCCTGGAGAGCGTGCCGCCCGAGCTCTTCCACCCGCTGCAGAGGCTGAAAGAACTCAACCTGGACGGAAACCGGCTGGTTCACCTGGACCCTGCCGTCTTCCAGCGGCTTAGAGACCTCCAGGAGCTGAGCTTGAAGTCCAACCGGCTCACGTCTTTGGAGGCAGAGACTTTGGAGCCTCTGAAGGAGGCTTAA